One segment of Nocardioides sp. QY071 DNA contains the following:
- a CDS encoding multidrug effflux MFS transporter — MSERIGWRYTVLVPAVLAVLSMIGPFSIDTPFPAFPEMGRDLDVDTGALQLIVTVYLGSFALMSVFHGPLSDAVGRRPVMVGGVAVYVLASLGCVVSGSLPLLLVCRALQGLSAGGATIVSRTVIRDLFDGPQAQKLMSRVAIIFGLAPAVGPLLGGVLLQLGPWQLIFGFQAAMGVLLIASVLFLLPETHPRERRVPLQVGAVLGGLVEVARVGAFHRLGWATALIFGAQFLYIGGAAIFVVDVLGEGELDFWKLFVPMIGSMMLGSWLCGRAAGRISARRLVSWGCTTSFAGGVIGVLVASLGAGDELPWAVIGVSLIALGNGITYPTMQLMLLDRFPARRGAVVSLATFIALVLNAVTAVAVVPVIGGSALGFAVAALVGVGAGQLCWSWHVAVEDRDCAVSGDVGEREPVELL; from the coding sequence GTGAGTGAGCGCATCGGCTGGAGGTACACCGTCCTCGTCCCGGCGGTGCTGGCGGTGCTGTCGATGATCGGGCCCTTCAGCATCGACACGCCGTTCCCGGCGTTCCCCGAGATGGGGCGCGACCTCGACGTCGACACCGGCGCGCTGCAGCTGATCGTGACCGTCTACCTCGGCTCGTTCGCCCTGATGAGCGTCTTCCACGGCCCGCTGTCCGACGCGGTCGGCCGGCGGCCGGTGATGGTCGGCGGCGTCGCGGTCTACGTGCTCGCCTCGCTGGGCTGCGTCGTGTCCGGCAGCCTGCCGCTGCTCCTGGTGTGCCGCGCCCTGCAGGGCCTCAGTGCCGGCGGCGCCACCATCGTCAGCCGGACCGTGATCCGCGACCTCTTCGACGGCCCGCAGGCGCAGAAGCTGATGAGCCGGGTCGCGATCATCTTCGGCCTCGCGCCTGCCGTCGGACCGCTGCTCGGCGGGGTGCTCCTGCAGCTCGGCCCCTGGCAGCTGATCTTCGGCTTCCAGGCCGCCATGGGCGTGCTGCTGATCGCTTCCGTGCTCTTCCTGCTCCCCGAGACCCACCCGCGCGAACGCCGGGTCCCGCTGCAGGTCGGTGCCGTCCTCGGCGGCCTGGTCGAGGTCGCCCGGGTCGGCGCCTTCCACCGCCTCGGCTGGGCCACCGCGCTGATCTTCGGCGCCCAGTTCCTCTACATCGGCGGCGCCGCCATCTTCGTCGTCGACGTCCTCGGCGAGGGCGAGCTCGACTTCTGGAAGCTGTTCGTCCCCATGATCGGCTCGATGATGCTCGGCTCCTGGCTGTGCGGCCGCGCCGCCGGCCGGATCTCCGCCCGCCGCCTGGTCTCCTGGGGCTGCACGACGTCCTTCGCGGGCGGGGTGATCGGCGTCCTCGTCGCCTCCCTCGGAGCCGGCGACGAGCTGCCCTGGGCCGTCATCGGCGTGTCCCTCATCGCCCTCGGCAACGGCATCACGTACCCGACCATGCAGCTGATGCTCCTCGACCGCTTCCCGGCCCGCCGCGGCGCCGTGGTCTCGCTCGCCACGTTCATCGCCCTCGTCCTCAACGCCGTCACCGCGGTGGCCGTCGTACCCGTGATCGGCGGCTCGGCCCTCGGCTTCGCCGTCGCCGCCCTCGTCGGCGTCGGCGCCGGCCAGCTGTGCTGGAGCTGGCACGTCGCCGTCGAGGACCGGGACTGCGCGGTCTCCGGGGATGTGGGTGAGCGGGAGCCCGTGGAGCTGCTGTAG
- a CDS encoding ISL3 family transposase, with product MALVSLFRGLLGLEHTAIENARLDGGVLVIDVRPMARQRGRCGHCRRPCPGYDAGAGRRRWRTLDHGATMTFLEADAPRVQCREHGVNVAHVPWAVHGAGHTHTFDAQAAWLAVRTSKSAVSELMRIAWRSVGSILDRVWQQIDTTTGGPTGARLDGLRRIGIDEVSYRRGQLYLTVVVDHDTGHLVWAEPGRDRATLRRFFDDLGPERSVQITHVSADSASWIGEVVTERCPQAVQCADPFHVVKWANDALGTVRAAAWREARAAGATRKNGREQGRQRRDSTGAARQLREARYALWRNPEDLTDRQQQRLAWIAATHPRLWEAYRLKEGLRALFRMHGPDAIDAFREWLAWARASGIEEFAHLATRIEAIAARVEATLTHRLTNALVESVNTKIRLLTRIAFGFHTPRPLIALAMLSLGTHRPQLPGRTTHT from the coding sequence GTGGCACTCGTCAGCCTATTCCGTGGCCTGTTGGGGCTGGAACACACCGCGATCGAGAACGCTCGCCTTGACGGTGGCGTGCTGGTCATCGACGTACGGCCGATGGCCCGCCAACGCGGCCGATGTGGCCACTGTCGGCGGCCCTGCCCCGGCTACGACGCCGGGGCAGGACGACGCCGCTGGCGCACCCTGGACCACGGCGCCACGATGACCTTCCTAGAAGCTGACGCACCCCGGGTCCAGTGCCGCGAGCACGGCGTGAATGTGGCTCATGTGCCCTGGGCGGTCCATGGCGCGGGACACACCCACACCTTCGACGCCCAGGCAGCGTGGCTGGCGGTGCGGACCTCGAAGTCCGCGGTCAGCGAACTGATGCGCATCGCGTGGCGCAGCGTGGGATCGATCCTGGACCGAGTTTGGCAACAGATCGACACCACCACCGGCGGGCCGACAGGCGCCCGGCTCGATGGGTTGCGGCGGATCGGGATCGACGAGGTCTCCTACCGCCGCGGACAGCTCTATCTGACCGTCGTCGTCGACCACGACACCGGACACCTGGTGTGGGCCGAACCCGGCCGTGACCGTGCCACGCTGCGCCGCTTCTTCGACGACCTCGGTCCCGAACGCAGCGTCCAGATCACTCATGTCTCGGCCGACTCGGCCTCGTGGATCGGCGAGGTCGTCACCGAACGCTGCCCCCAAGCCGTGCAGTGTGCCGACCCGTTCCATGTCGTGAAATGGGCCAACGACGCCCTGGGCACCGTTCGTGCCGCCGCGTGGCGCGAAGCCCGCGCCGCCGGCGCGACCCGCAAGAACGGTCGCGAACAGGGCCGACAGCGCCGCGACTCCACCGGCGCGGCCCGCCAGCTGCGTGAGGCCCGCTACGCCCTGTGGAGAAACCCAGAGGACCTCACCGACCGCCAACAGCAACGGCTGGCCTGGATCGCGGCCACCCACCCCCGACTGTGGGAGGCCTACCGGCTCAAGGAGGGCCTACGCGCCCTGTTCCGCATGCACGGCCCCGACGCCATCGACGCCTTCCGAGAGTGGCTGGCCTGGGCACGCGCCAGCGGGATCGAGGAGTTCGCCCACCTCGCCACACGGATCGAAGCCATTGCTGCCCGCGTCGAAGCGACTCTCACTCACCGTCTGACCAACGCTCTGGTCGAGTCGGTGAACACCAAGATCCGACTCCTGACCCGCATCGCGTTCGGGTTCCACACGCCCCGACCACTCATCGCGCTCGCGATGCTCAGCCTAGGCACACACCGCCCACAACTCCCCGGCCGCACCACCCACACATGA
- a CDS encoding pyridoxamine 5'-phosphate oxidase family protein has product MPVTNPWLAGPSPDGVLPREQLEERILNLLSSLNTAVIATVAADGSPAATPVRYFSLGLEIFYTSWNASPKSRNLARDPRVSAGIVAPLVGQASSRGAQLFGTARTLERDDPDADAYWEAVRWQADHVERGRSLSEPPTDPLTVITPDRIVYTEHWLRRGGYAPRQTWRR; this is encoded by the coding sequence ATGCCCGTCACCAACCCGTGGCTCGCCGGACCCTCGCCCGACGGCGTGCTGCCGCGGGAGCAGCTCGAGGAGCGGATCCTCAACCTGCTCTCCAGCCTGAACACCGCGGTGATCGCGACCGTCGCCGCCGACGGCTCCCCCGCCGCCACCCCGGTCCGCTACTTCAGTCTCGGCCTCGAGATCTTCTACACCAGCTGGAACGCGTCGCCGAAGTCGCGCAACCTGGCCCGCGATCCGCGTGTCTCAGCCGGGATCGTCGCGCCGCTGGTCGGTCAGGCGAGCAGCCGCGGCGCACAGCTGTTCGGCACCGCACGCACCCTCGAGCGCGACGACCCGGACGCCGACGCCTACTGGGAGGCGGTGCGCTGGCAGGCCGACCACGTCGAGCGCGGACGCTCGCTCTCGGAACCGCCGACCGACCCGCTCACGGTGATCACGCCGGACCGGATCGTGTACACCGAGCACTGGCTGCGGCGCGGCGGGTACGCCCCGCGGCAGACCTGGCGGCGCTGA
- a CDS encoding SigE family RNA polymerase sigma factor yields MDDEREYADLFAAQWPRLYRMARAVADDAATAEDAVQAAFARAYASWGRVRRADSPEAYLRRMVLNEILGLRRKAWSRRERPHPAVETGLVAEAHDGAVAERDRMWAAVRALPPRQRAVIVLRYYEDLSEEQIALALGCSRGTVKSQARFARPAPMWRLHDGRRRVTIELSDLLAERIDDFAVPPADLSTARAAGHRLRRRRRTTAALAATTVLAAGIGLAVTLPGTGHDGQAVRDPAYASVGALDFSHGARAYADPGATLHLGGRAFPYGDMTWLDTDAVATQEGVVFFDAGRPMLLDAKGDVSRLVDGPLDAPHGFHPTAKVDRAGRLVAWATLRDGTATITVRDLVSGDDLGSTTVGCGKCGDVVIDGIDQGAVFVRDDAGTRTWSWEGDQWQDFAGPTTRVADVRAGVVLYDGPRPTDQGDWRVVAGAIDAQLTLDGRYVLYWSSTLQPTTPGDAPVVLPVGPAAMGDFFGWYAVDTDGSILVATGHDYPDFTIYDCEVGAPRCDELGTMKPKGGDPEFIGVDM; encoded by the coding sequence GTGGACGACGAGCGGGAGTACGCCGACCTGTTCGCCGCGCAATGGCCGCGGCTGTACCGGATGGCGCGTGCCGTCGCCGACGACGCGGCCACCGCCGAGGACGCCGTCCAAGCGGCGTTCGCGCGGGCGTACGCGTCGTGGGGACGGGTACGTCGAGCCGACAGCCCGGAGGCCTACCTGCGCCGGATGGTCCTCAACGAGATCCTCGGCCTGCGCCGCAAGGCGTGGTCGCGGCGCGAGCGGCCCCATCCGGCCGTCGAGACCGGCCTGGTCGCCGAGGCCCATGACGGAGCCGTCGCCGAACGCGACCGGATGTGGGCCGCGGTCCGCGCGCTGCCGCCGCGGCAGCGCGCGGTCATCGTGCTGCGCTACTACGAGGACCTCAGCGAGGAGCAGATCGCACTCGCGCTCGGCTGCTCGCGCGGGACGGTCAAGTCCCAGGCCCGCTTCGCGCGACCTGCGCCGATGTGGCGCCTTCACGACGGGAGACGACGAGTGACCATCGAGCTGAGCGACCTGCTCGCCGAGCGGATCGACGACTTCGCGGTGCCTCCCGCGGACCTGTCCACCGCCCGGGCCGCCGGACATCGGCTGCGCCGGCGACGGCGTACGACGGCCGCGCTCGCCGCGACCACCGTGCTCGCCGCGGGGATCGGCCTGGCCGTCACCCTGCCGGGGACCGGCCACGACGGGCAGGCGGTCCGCGACCCGGCGTACGCCTCCGTGGGGGCACTGGACTTCAGCCACGGCGCCCGCGCGTACGCCGACCCGGGGGCCACCCTGCACCTGGGCGGGCGGGCGTTCCCCTACGGCGACATGACATGGCTCGACACCGATGCAGTCGCAACGCAGGAGGGCGTCGTCTTCTTCGACGCCGGGCGCCCGATGCTGCTCGACGCGAAGGGTGACGTGTCGCGCCTCGTCGACGGGCCGCTCGACGCCCCGCACGGCTTCCACCCGACGGCGAAGGTCGACCGCGCCGGCCGGCTGGTGGCGTGGGCGACGCTGCGCGACGGCACAGCGACGATCACCGTCCGCGACCTCGTCAGCGGCGACGACCTGGGCTCCACGACCGTCGGCTGCGGGAAGTGCGGTGACGTGGTGATCGACGGGATCGACCAGGGGGCGGTGTTCGTCCGGGACGACGCCGGGACTCGCACCTGGTCCTGGGAGGGCGACCAGTGGCAGGACTTCGCCGGACCGACGACCCGGGTGGCCGACGTACGCGCCGGCGTCGTCCTCTACGACGGCCCGCGTCCCACCGACCAGGGCGACTGGCGCGTGGTCGCCGGGGCGATCGACGCCCAGCTGACCCTCGACGGCCGCTACGTCCTGTACTGGAGCAGCACCCTGCAGCCCACGACGCCCGGCGACGCCCCGGTCGTGCTGCCCGTCGGTCCGGCCGCGATGGGCGACTTCTTCGGTTGGTACGCCGTCGACACCGACGGCTCGATCCTCGTGGCCACCGGCCACGACTACCCGGACTTCACGATCTACGACTGCGAGGTCGGGGCGCCCCGCTGCGACGAGCTCGGCACGATGAAGCCGAAGGGCGGGGACCCGGAGTTCATCGGGGTCGACATGTGA
- a CDS encoding N-acetylmuramoyl-L-alanine amidase, producing the protein MARLVVLAVLIVLTGLLTTAAPASAQPPATVRADLPLAGRLVVIDPGHQLGNSRHRAEIAQPVPAGNGQTKPCNTTGTAANGGFPEATFTWRVARRLAGRLRALGAEVVLTRTTNSRADWGPCVDVRGRLGNAGYRGWDRPADLKLSIHGDGSLSGGRGFHVIVAAKPDGRAASTAFGRAVRGALHGRGFRNATYTAGGRGLTHRSDLATLNLSEVPTAMVELGNMRSAADARVMTSRKGQNRYAAALATAVSRYLL; encoded by the coding sequence ATGGCCCGTCTCGTGGTGCTCGCCGTCCTCATCGTCCTCACCGGCCTGCTCACAACCGCCGCCCCGGCATCAGCGCAACCGCCGGCGACCGTCCGCGCGGACCTGCCGCTCGCCGGGCGGCTGGTCGTGATCGACCCCGGCCACCAGCTCGGCAACTCCCGCCACCGCGCCGAGATCGCCCAGCCGGTCCCCGCGGGCAACGGCCAGACCAAGCCCTGCAACACCACGGGTACGGCGGCCAACGGCGGCTTCCCCGAGGCGACCTTCACCTGGCGCGTGGCCCGCCGCCTCGCCGGGCGGCTGCGCGCGCTCGGCGCCGAGGTGGTCCTGACCCGTACCACCAACAGCCGCGCCGACTGGGGGCCGTGCGTCGACGTCCGCGGCCGGCTCGGCAACGCCGGGTACCGCGGCTGGGACCGCCCCGCCGACCTCAAGCTCAGCATCCACGGCGACGGCTCGCTCAGCGGTGGCCGCGGCTTCCACGTCATCGTCGCCGCCAAGCCCGACGGCCGGGCCGCGTCCACCGCCTTCGGCCGCGCCGTCCGCGGCGCCCTCCACGGCCGCGGCTTCCGCAACGCCACCTACACCGCCGGCGGCCGCGGCCTCACCCACCGCTCCGACCTCGCCACCCTCAACCTGTCCGAGGTACCGACCGCGATGGTCGAGCTCGGCAACATGCGCAGCGCTGCCGACGCCCGGGTGATGACCTCGCGGAAGGGGCAGAACCGGTACGCCGCAGCGCTGGCCACCGCGGTCAGTCGCTACCTGCTCTGA
- the treS gene encoding maltose alpha-D-glucosyltransferase has product MTTAESIVLNEEPEWFRTAVFYEVLVRSFRDSNADGTGDFQGLTEKLDYLQWLGVDCLWVPPFFTSPLRDGGYDVADYTGILPEIGTVEDFHAFLDAAHERGIRVIIDFVMNHTSDAHPWFQASRSDPDGPYGDFYVWSDTDELYQDARIIFVDTEPSNWTWDQTRGQYYWHRFFHHQPDLNFDNPKVQEAMLEAMAFWLDMGLDGFRLDAVPYLYERPGTNGENLPETHEMLKRVRRFVDDNYPGRVLLCEANQWPTDVVEYFGDPEVGGDECHMAFHFPVMPRIFMAVRRESRFPISEIMEQTPDIPSGCQWGIFLRNHDELTLEMVTDEDRDYMWGEYAKDPRMKANIGIRRRLAPLLDNDTNQIELFTALLLSLPGSPVLYYGDEIGMGDNIWLGDRDGVRTPMQWTPDRNAGFSSATPGKLHLPTIQDPVYGYQSVNVEAQLENPSSLLHWTRRMIHIRRQHDAFGLGTFSDLGGSNPTVLSYVREHDADDVILCVNNLSRFPQPVELDLRRFEGRVPVELLGGVPFPKIGELPYLLTLSGHGFYWFRLTDPETTGRPVL; this is encoded by the coding sequence ATGACCACGGCCGAGTCGATCGTCCTGAACGAGGAGCCGGAGTGGTTCCGCACCGCGGTCTTCTACGAGGTGCTGGTCCGCTCCTTCCGCGACTCCAATGCCGACGGCACCGGTGACTTCCAGGGCCTGACCGAGAAGCTCGACTACCTGCAGTGGCTGGGCGTCGACTGCTTGTGGGTGCCGCCGTTCTTCACCTCGCCGCTGCGCGACGGCGGGTACGACGTCGCCGACTACACCGGGATCCTGCCCGAGATCGGCACCGTCGAGGACTTCCACGCCTTCCTCGACGCCGCCCATGAGCGCGGGATCCGGGTGATCATCGACTTCGTCATGAACCACACCAGCGACGCGCACCCGTGGTTCCAGGCCTCGCGCAGCGACCCCGACGGCCCGTACGGCGACTTCTACGTCTGGTCCGACACCGACGAGCTCTACCAGGACGCGCGGATCATCTTCGTCGACACCGAGCCGTCGAACTGGACCTGGGACCAGACCCGCGGCCAGTACTACTGGCACCGCTTCTTCCACCACCAGCCCGACCTGAACTTCGACAACCCCAAGGTGCAGGAGGCGATGCTGGAGGCGATGGCGTTCTGGCTCGACATGGGCCTCGACGGGTTCCGGCTCGACGCGGTGCCCTACCTCTACGAGCGGCCCGGCACCAACGGCGAGAACCTCCCCGAGACGCACGAGATGCTCAAGCGGGTGCGTCGCTTCGTCGACGACAACTACCCCGGCCGGGTGCTGCTGTGCGAGGCGAACCAGTGGCCGACCGACGTCGTGGAGTACTTCGGCGACCCGGAGGTCGGCGGCGACGAGTGCCACATGGCCTTCCACTTCCCGGTGATGCCGCGCATCTTCATGGCCGTGCGCCGCGAGTCGCGCTTCCCGATCTCGGAGATCATGGAGCAGACGCCGGACATCCCGTCGGGCTGCCAGTGGGGCATCTTCCTGCGCAACCACGACGAGCTGACCCTCGAGATGGTCACCGACGAGGACCGCGACTACATGTGGGGCGAGTACGCCAAGGACCCCCGCATGAAGGCCAACATCGGCATCCGCCGCCGGCTCGCGCCGCTGCTCGACAACGACACCAACCAGATCGAGCTGTTCACCGCGCTGCTGCTCTCGCTGCCCGGCTCCCCCGTCCTCTACTACGGCGACGAGATCGGGATGGGCGACAACATCTGGCTCGGTGACCGCGACGGCGTGCGTACGCCGATGCAGTGGACCCCCGACCGCAACGCCGGATTCTCCTCGGCGACACCCGGCAAGCTGCACCTGCCGACCATCCAGGACCCGGTCTACGGCTACCAAAGCGTCAACGTCGAGGCGCAGCTGGAGAACCCTTCCTCGCTGCTGCACTGGACCCGCCGGATGATCCACATCCGCCGCCAGCACGACGCCTTCGGGCTCGGCACCTTCAGCGACCTCGGCGGCTCCAACCCGACCGTGCTGTCCTACGTCCGCGAGCACGACGCGGACGACGTCATCCTGTGCGTCAACAACCTCTCCCGCTTCCCGCAGCCGGTCGAGCTCGACCTGCGCCGGTTCGAGGGCCGGGTGCCGGTGGAGCTGCTGGGCGGCGTCCCGTTCCCCAAGATCGGTGAGCTCCCGTATCTCCTGACGCTGAGCGGGCACGGCTTCTACTGGTTCCGGTTGACGGATCCGGAGACGACCGGGAGGCCGGTGCTGTGA
- a CDS encoding alpha-1,4-glucan--maltose-1-phosphate maltosyltransferase, whose protein sequence is MVGRIPVIDVEPVLEAGTSNPTGGARLPVKASLGEPFPVSATVFREGHDRLGAEVVLVGPDGVRRPPVRMQALPTRDRFTVDRYEAWVSADAEGPWSFEIHAWSSPLGTWFHDAGIKIRAGVDVELMFAEGRLLFERVLAAGGLTKAEKATVEAAIAAATDDARPVEARLAQLESPEVVTTLEAHPLRDLLTVEGPFPVYVDRSRALFGSWYELFPRSEGATYDPATGEVTSGTFRTAAERLPAVAAMGFDVVYLPPIHPIGEVNRKGPNNTVLPDGEATPPDWKGSPWAIGSKDGGHDAVHPDLGSIRDFDAFVAAAKELDLEVALDLALQCAPDHPWVAAHPEWFTTRADGTIAYAENPPKKYQDIYPVNFDNDPAGISAEVLRVVRHWMAHGVRIFRVDNPHTKPVAFWQWLLAEVRRTDPDVLFLAEAFTKPPMLQTLGAIGFHQSYTYFTWRTEKVDVEDYLREVSQESAHRIRPNFFVNTPDILHEFLQYGGPGAFRIRAVLASMSSPSWGMYAGYELGEHVAVKPGSEEYLDSEKYQIRVRDWTAPSPLAAYVTRLNEIRRAHPALQLLRNLRLHRTEDDHVVAWSKRAGDDTVDDTVIVVLSLDPHQVRESMVHLDLAALGLEPGTSFTVHDELSGSEWTWTENSYVRLDPAQPAHILTVKGHA, encoded by the coding sequence ATGGTCGGACGCATCCCCGTGATCGACGTCGAGCCGGTCCTCGAGGCCGGAACCAGCAACCCCACCGGGGGCGCTCGCCTGCCGGTCAAGGCCAGCCTGGGCGAACCCTTCCCGGTCAGCGCGACCGTGTTCCGCGAGGGACACGACCGCCTCGGTGCCGAGGTGGTGCTGGTCGGGCCGGACGGCGTACGACGACCACCGGTGCGGATGCAGGCGCTGCCGACCCGCGACCGGTTCACCGTGGACCGCTACGAGGCATGGGTGAGCGCCGACGCCGAGGGCCCGTGGTCGTTCGAGATCCACGCCTGGTCCAGCCCGCTCGGGACCTGGTTCCACGACGCCGGGATCAAGATCCGCGCCGGCGTGGACGTGGAGCTGATGTTCGCCGAGGGCCGGCTGCTGTTCGAGCGGGTCCTGGCCGCAGGCGGCCTCACCAAGGCGGAGAAGGCCACCGTCGAGGCCGCGATCGCCGCTGCCACGGACGACGCCAGGCCGGTCGAGGCCCGGCTCGCACAGCTCGAGTCGCCCGAGGTCGTCACCACGCTCGAGGCCCACCCGCTGCGTGACCTGCTCACCGTCGAGGGCCCGTTCCCGGTGTACGTCGACCGGTCCCGTGCGCTGTTCGGCAGCTGGTACGAGCTGTTCCCCCGCTCCGAGGGCGCGACCTACGACCCGGCGACGGGCGAGGTCACCAGCGGGACCTTCCGTACGGCGGCCGAGCGGCTCCCCGCGGTGGCCGCGATGGGCTTCGACGTCGTCTACCTGCCGCCGATCCACCCGATCGGCGAGGTCAACCGCAAGGGCCCCAACAACACGGTGCTGCCCGACGGCGAGGCAACTCCCCCGGACTGGAAGGGCTCGCCGTGGGCGATCGGGAGCAAGGACGGGGGCCACGACGCCGTCCACCCCGACCTCGGCTCGATCCGCGACTTCGACGCGTTCGTCGCCGCCGCCAAGGAGCTCGACCTCGAGGTCGCGCTCGACCTGGCGCTGCAGTGCGCGCCCGACCACCCGTGGGTCGCCGCGCACCCCGAGTGGTTCACGACCCGCGCCGACGGCACCATCGCCTACGCCGAGAACCCGCCGAAGAAGTACCAGGACATCTACCCGGTCAACTTCGACAACGACCCGGCCGGGATCTCCGCCGAGGTGCTGCGCGTCGTACGCCACTGGATGGCCCACGGGGTGCGGATCTTCCGGGTCGACAACCCGCACACCAAGCCGGTCGCGTTCTGGCAGTGGCTGCTCGCGGAGGTCCGGCGTACCGACCCCGACGTGCTCTTCCTGGCCGAGGCGTTCACCAAGCCGCCGATGCTGCAGACCCTCGGCGCGATCGGGTTCCACCAGTCCTACACGTACTTCACCTGGCGCACCGAGAAGGTCGACGTCGAGGACTACCTGCGCGAGGTGTCCCAGGAGTCCGCGCACCGGATCCGGCCGAACTTCTTCGTCAACACCCCCGACATCCTCCACGAGTTCCTGCAGTACGGCGGCCCGGGCGCCTTCCGGATCCGTGCCGTGCTGGCGTCGATGTCCTCGCCGTCCTGGGGCATGTACGCCGGCTACGAGCTCGGCGAGCACGTGGCCGTGAAGCCGGGCAGCGAGGAGTACCTCGACTCGGAGAAGTACCAGATCCGAGTCCGGGACTGGACGGCGCCGAGCCCGCTGGCGGCGTACGTCACCCGGCTCAACGAGATCCGGCGCGCCCACCCGGCGCTGCAGCTGCTGCGCAACCTGCGCCTGCACCGCACCGAGGACGACCATGTCGTGGCGTGGTCGAAGCGCGCGGGCGACGACACCGTGGACGACACTGTGATCGTGGTGCTCAGCCTCGACCCGCACCAGGTCCGCGAGTCGATGGTCCACCTCGACCTCGCGGCGCTCGGCCTCGAGCCTGGCACGTCGTTCACCGTCCACGACGAGCTGAGCGGCAGCGAGTGGACCTGGACCGAGAACAGCTACGTCCGGCTCGACCCGGCGCAGCCGGCGCACATCCTGACCGTGAAGGGGCACGCATGA
- the glp gene encoding gephyrin-like molybdotransferase Glp — translation MTTAPLRPVPEHQRHVAALLAAGHGPDRPWPTETVPLEQALGRVLGESVTAPEPLPAFDNSGMDGYAVRAADVAGATPDTPVRLSVGEDIPAGAPVGELAPGTVRRIMTGAAVPAGADAVVEVEVTDGGTETVEIREARDVGSFVRTAGSDVAQGAEVLSTGCTLGPAQLGVLAAFGVREVVVRRRPRVIVVSTGSELAEDPAPGSGQIRDANGALLAAAVEEAGGVAVRKLWVEDDVPTFLALLDGELAAGDVDLVITSGGVSAGAYEVVKDGLGPRGVEFVKVAMQPGMPQGSGLLNQKTPIICLPGNPVSALTSWEVFVRPALRLAFGHPRPQRTVVRATLTEPLQPLRGKRQLRRARLDRTAGTVAPWGPPGSAFLGWFAGADALIDLPADGAPLAAGDPVDVWDLASD, via the coding sequence ATGACTACCGCACCCCTCCGCCCGGTCCCCGAGCACCAGCGCCACGTCGCCGCCCTCCTCGCCGCGGGGCACGGCCCGGACCGGCCGTGGCCGACCGAGACGGTCCCGCTCGAGCAGGCCCTCGGTCGGGTGCTGGGCGAGAGCGTCACCGCGCCGGAGCCGCTGCCGGCGTTCGACAACTCCGGGATGGACGGGTACGCCGTGCGCGCGGCCGACGTCGCGGGCGCGACGCCCGACACGCCGGTCCGCCTCAGCGTCGGCGAGGACATCCCGGCCGGGGCGCCGGTGGGTGAGCTGGCACCGGGGACGGTGCGGCGGATCATGACCGGCGCGGCCGTGCCCGCGGGTGCCGACGCGGTGGTCGAGGTGGAGGTGACCGACGGCGGGACCGAGACGGTCGAGATCCGCGAGGCGCGCGACGTGGGCAGCTTCGTCCGGACCGCCGGGTCCGACGTGGCGCAGGGTGCCGAGGTCCTGTCGACCGGTTGCACGCTGGGACCGGCCCAGCTCGGCGTCCTCGCCGCGTTCGGGGTCCGCGAGGTCGTCGTACGACGGCGCCCGCGGGTGATCGTCGTGTCGACCGGGAGCGAGCTGGCCGAGGACCCCGCGCCCGGATCCGGCCAGATCCGCGACGCCAACGGGGCGCTGCTCGCGGCGGCGGTCGAGGAGGCCGGCGGCGTGGCGGTGCGCAAGCTGTGGGTCGAGGACGACGTACCGACCTTCCTGGCGCTGCTCGACGGCGAGCTCGCGGCGGGCGACGTCGACCTGGTCATCACCAGCGGCGGCGTCAGCGCCGGGGCCTACGAGGTGGTCAAGGACGGGCTGGGACCGCGCGGGGTCGAGTTCGTGAAGGTGGCGATGCAGCCCGGCATGCCGCAGGGCTCCGGCCTCCTGAACCAGAAGACGCCCATCATCTGCCTGCCCGGCAACCCGGTGAGCGCGCTGACCTCGTGGGAGGTCTTCGTGCGGCCCGCGCTGCGGCTGGCGTTCGGGCACCCCCGCCCGCAGCGCACCGTCGTGCGCGCCACGCTCACCGAGCCCCTCCAGCCGCTGCGGGGCAAGCGCCAGCTGCGGCGCGCCCGCCTCGACCGCACCGCCGGGACGGTCGCGCCGTGGGGTCCCCCGGGCTCGGCCTTCCTCGGCTGGTTCGCCGGCGCCGACGCGCTCATCGACCTCCCGGCCGACGGCGCTCCCCTGGCGGCCGGCGACCCGGTGGACGTCTGGGACCTGGCGTCCGACTAG